Genomic segment of Glutamicibacter sp. JL.03c:
CCCTTTACTTCACTACAACTGCGGTTAGTTTAGACAGCGGTTCACTCAGGGCATCGACTCCGGAGGCCAGTTCCTTGATCTGTGAATCGCTCAAGTCCTGGTAGTACTTGAAGCCGTCTCCCTCACGGTAGGCATCAAGCTGCTTTTGCAGTGCCGCGAAGTTCGTTTTCAGCTCCTCGTCCAAGGCATCGTCGGTGCCCGCTAACAGCGGCTGCAGATCTTCATAAGCAATTTTTGCTCCTTCCAAATTGGCTTGGAAGTCCCACAGGTCAGTGTGCGAGAAGGTTTCCTCTTCGCCGGTGACCTTTCCGGTAGCTACCTCATCGAGCAGCTCCTTGGCTCCGTTGGCCAGCTGGTCCGGAGTGAATTCCAGGCTCTGGGTGCGGGTATAAAGTTCCTTGGTGTCCTCGACCATCTTGGTGGCAATCTCTTCGCGGTCACCCTGACTCATCTTCGTGTAACCCTCGGGTGCCCAGAGATCCTTTTCGGCGCGGTGCCATCCGGTAAAGCTGTCGCCCGCCTCCAGGTCAGCTTCACGAGCATCCAAGATTGGATCCAAGTCACCGAACGACTCGGCCACCGGTTCAATGCGCTCCCAGTGCATGCGGGTAGGCGCGTACAGGCTCTTCGCTAGCTCTTCATCTCCTGAGGCAAATGCTTCGGCGAACTTTTCAGTTCCGCGCACCAACTGTTCGGTCTGATCCTTGACGTAAGCGGCATATTGATCCGTCGCGTTCTTCTGCAATGCGGCACGGTCAGCGGATACTTCCTGGCCATCTGCCGATTCGCTGACGGTGAAGGCTGCCCGGATACCGTCGCCGACCATGCCCGGCTTGCAGGCTGTGAAATATTTTCCCTGCGGGGCCATGACGACGAGGTCACGGGTGACACCCGGACCAATGTTTTCGACTTCGCCGACGATGCGAAGTCCGTCTTCGGCGAGCAGGTAGAACTCGGTCACGGCGGAGCCCTCGTTCTTGACATCAAACTTGATGGTGCCACCGGCGGTGGTGTCGGTAGAAACATTGCAGGTATCGTTGGTGCTCACTACTGAGATGGCGCCGTCTGTGGAAGCTTCAGTGGTGTTGTCGGTGCAACCAGCCAGAGCCAGGGTGCCCACGACGAGAACGGCTACGGCGGTACTTGTTTTGTTCATGAGGTGCGAAATCCTTCGAAATTCAGTGAATGATGCGGTGATGGGTTATGCGTTTTCGTTTCGAACCGTGGCGGCCGGAGAAGAGAAGACTTTGCGCAGGTAGAGGAACATCACGGGCAGTACGTAAGCCACCCAGACGATGGCTTCTAGCCACGTAGTAGCAGGAGAAAAATTGAAGATGCCTTTGAGAAGAGTTCCCATGACGCCACCGGGGGCAATAATGTGCGACACATCAAAAGCGAGGTTGTGCAGGCCTGGCAAGAATCCAGCTTCTTGCAAATCATGAACCCCGTAGGCCAGTACTCCACCGGCAACGATGACTAAAAGTGCACCAGTGATGGTGAAGAATTTGGAGAGGCTGATTTTTAGTACTCCTCGGTTCAGCAATGTGCCCAAGAAGATTGCGGTCAAGATCCCCAGGAAGGCTCCTAGCAGCGGTTGCCACGTTTCGCCAGTGGCTCGCGCTGCCGCCCAGAGGAAAAGGGCCGTCTCTAAGCCTTCGCGCCCCACGGCAAAGGCACCGACCAGTACCAGTCCGAGCGTGGAAGAATCGGCAACTCTGTCGACTCGGGTTTTGAGATCACTGCCGAGGGTTTTGGCCGCACTGGCCATCCAGAAAATCATCCAGGTGACCAGGCCTACGGCGACGATGGATAAGGATCCACCAATCATTTCCTGCGCCTCAAAGGTCAGGCCTTTGGGGCCAAAGGTGAGCAGCGCCCCGAAGCCCAGTGAGACCAGCACCGCGCAAGAGATTCCGGCCCAGATTCTGGGGAGCAGGTGTTTACGTCCGCTCTTGTTCAGATAGGCCACCAAGAGGACAACTATCAGCACTGCTTCGAGGCCCTCGCGCAGGCCGATCAGGTAATTTCCGATCATGGTATTGCTTTCACGGGTTCACGTCCCGTGAGGCTTATGCCAGTCACGGGTGGTGATGCCGGCTCATCGAAAATTCGGTGATACACACGGTCAATCGGTATAAGGTTAGCCTAATCTTAATCGGGCAAAAAACGCCCAAGTGAAGTTGAGTTTTTCTCGG
This window contains:
- the efeU gene encoding iron uptake transporter permease EfeU; amino-acid sequence: MIGNYLIGLREGLEAVLIVVLLVAYLNKSGRKHLLPRIWAGISCAVLVSLGFGALLTFGPKGLTFEAQEMIGGSLSIVAVGLVTWMIFWMASAAKTLGSDLKTRVDRVADSSTLGLVLVGAFAVGREGLETALFLWAAARATGETWQPLLGAFLGILTAIFLGTLLNRGVLKISLSKFFTITGALLVIVAGGVLAYGVHDLQEAGFLPGLHNLAFDVSHIIAPGGVMGTLLKGIFNFSPATTWLEAIVWVAYVLPVMFLYLRKVFSSPAATVRNENA
- the efeO gene encoding iron uptake system protein EfeO, producing the protein MNKTSTAVAVLVVGTLALAGCTDNTTEASTDGAISVVSTNDTCNVSTDTTAGGTIKFDVKNEGSAVTEFYLLAEDGLRIVGEVENIGPGVTRDLVVMAPQGKYFTACKPGMVGDGIRAAFTVSESADGQEVSADRAALQKNATDQYAAYVKDQTEQLVRGTEKFAEAFASGDEELAKSLYAPTRMHWERIEPVAESFGDLDPILDAREADLEAGDSFTGWHRAEKDLWAPEGYTKMSQGDREEIATKMVEDTKELYTRTQSLEFTPDQLANGAKELLDEVATGKVTGEEETFSHTDLWDFQANLEGAKIAYEDLQPLLAGTDDALDEELKTNFAALQKQLDAYREGDGFKYYQDLSDSQIKELASGVDALSEPLSKLTAVVVK